Within the Clostridia bacterium genome, the region TATGGCGAGAAGGAAGTAGATCGATTACAGCAAATATTATTCTATAGGGAATTAGGTGTAAGTCTAGACAGGATAAAGGAGATTGTAACAGCACCCTGGTTTGATAGAACAAAATCATTAAAAGAACATAGAAAAAAGCTTATTGAAAAAAGAAAACAATTGGACTTATTGATCGCTAATGTAGATAAAACTATAGCTTCGATAGAAGGAGGAGTAAAAATGATGGATGAAGAGAAATTTGAAGGATTTAAAGAGAAAATAATCAATGATAATGAGAAGGATTACGGCAAAGAGATTCGAGAAAAATATGGAAATAATATCATCGACAAATCCAACCAAAAACTTAAAAAAATGACACAAGAGAATTATGTTAAGATGACAAAACTAGAAAAGCAGTTAAAAGAAACGTTGGATAAGGCTTTTAAAACCGGGGATCCAGCCAGTGAATTAGCGCAAAGAGCAGCTGACCTCCATAGACA harbors:
- a CDS encoding MerR family transcriptional regulator, producing the protein MEYTVKKLGQMAGVSTRTIRYYDQIDLLKPARINSSGYRIYGEKEVDRLQQILFYRELGVSLDRIKEIVTAPWFDRTKSLKEHRKKLIEKRKQLDLLIANVDKTIASIEGGVKMMDEEKFEGFKEKIINDNEKDYGKEIREKYGNNIIDKSNQKLKKMTQENYVKMTKLEKQLKETLDKAFKTGDPASELAQRAADLHRQWLTYYWPQYSREAHAGLAQMYVEDERFTAYYNVNQPGTAKFLRDAIFIYTGRKGQ